One stretch of Fictibacillus sp. b24 DNA includes these proteins:
- a CDS encoding TIGR03943 family putative permease subunit → MKKENQDFHIYLRGIILIGFMLLLIGLITSGKLNYYVAPKMHIFVYFAIAIFAILGVMQFFRRSDSQQEEACGCGVDHAPKGKPLKHFFIYMIFVIPLLTGFMIPEKAMDSSVAEKRGIRYGTGLYAKPAQQTDDGKVVPTQEVDVEAYLEDPEGYIKKMEENVKKENPIETYDITDYYKKFGKEQLEKDKVVVTSDHYLDTMTVLDVYLDKFIGKEIETTGFVYREEGMGEDQAVIARFSMNCCSADAVVYGTIIEGEGVSKLKSDEWYTVMGKIDETELNKVRLPLVKVESMKKIKPLKDPYVYPSTESLGAY, encoded by the coding sequence ATGAAAAAAGAGAATCAAGACTTTCACATCTATTTAAGAGGAATTATCTTAATCGGTTTTATGCTTCTATTAATTGGTTTGATTACTTCGGGAAAGCTCAATTACTATGTTGCACCTAAAATGCACATATTTGTTTACTTTGCCATTGCAATCTTTGCCATTTTAGGAGTTATGCAATTTTTCAGAAGATCGGACAGCCAGCAAGAAGAGGCTTGCGGATGTGGAGTAGACCATGCACCAAAAGGCAAGCCTCTCAAGCATTTTTTTATTTATATGATTTTTGTCATTCCTCTTCTTACAGGGTTTATGATTCCTGAAAAAGCGATGGATAGCTCTGTAGCTGAAAAACGCGGCATTCGTTATGGAACCGGATTGTATGCAAAGCCAGCTCAGCAAACAGACGATGGGAAAGTGGTACCGACTCAAGAAGTGGATGTTGAAGCTTATCTAGAAGATCCAGAGGGCTATATTAAGAAGATGGAAGAGAACGTAAAGAAGGAAAATCCGATCGAAACGTACGACATCACGGACTATTATAAAAAATTTGGAAAAGAACAATTAGAGAAAGACAAAGTGGTGGTTACATCTGATCATTACCTCGATACGATGACTGTCCTTGACGTCTACTTAGACAAGTTTATCGGGAAAGAAATAGAGACTACTGGCTTTGTTTACCGTGAAGAAGGAATGGGCGAAGATCAAGCAGTGATAGCCCGTTTTTCCATGAACTGCTGCAGTGCTGATGCGGTGGTATATGGGACAATTATTGAAGGTGAAGGGGTTTCTAAGCTGAAGTCTGATGAGTGGTACACAGTTATGGGGAAAATAGATGAAACAGAGTTAAATAAAGTGCGTTTGCCATTAGTGAAGGTTGAATCAATGAAAAAGATTAAACCTCTTAAAGATCCATATGTGTATCCGAGCACTGAAAGCCTAGGAGCATATTAA
- a CDS encoding cysteine hydrolase family protein, protein MQKKALVIIDIQNDITKNYKDIIDNINKSIDWAVENNIHVVYIRHENLSPGTRTFKTDTRGAELVPDLKIVSKNVFTKYKGNALTSEEFADFINKNEIDDFYITGADAVACVKSTCYNLRKSNYGVSVLSDCITSYDKKKIVGMIDYYESKGCQIIRLNDLLI, encoded by the coding sequence TTGCAGAAAAAAGCATTAGTAATAATTGATATTCAAAATGACATAACAAAGAATTACAAAGATATCATTGACAATATCAACAAATCAATTGATTGGGCGGTCGAAAATAATATCCATGTTGTTTATATAAGACATGAGAATTTGTCACCTGGCACGAGAACGTTCAAAACGGATACACGAGGTGCTGAATTAGTTCCAGATTTGAAAATCGTATCAAAAAATGTTTTTACAAAATATAAAGGGAACGCATTAACAAGTGAAGAATTCGCGGACTTCATTAATAAAAATGAAATAGACGACTTCTACATCACTGGAGCTGACGCTGTTGCTTGTGTTAAGTCAACTTGCTATAACTTACGCAAATCAAACTATGGGGTTAGTGTACTATCAGATTGTATTACCAGTTATGATAAAAAGAAAATTGTTGGTATGATAGACTATTATGAAAGTAAAGGATGTCAGATAATACGTTTAAATGACTTATTGATTTAA
- a CDS encoding immune inhibitor A domain-containing protein has product MKRVLTSFAAASVLAGTFLWTSPPAVEHAAANKLNDEVAPVDLGIVNQDRLIKSLVQRGVIKEGLTPQQQEAELNKYLKKRAGGSSVHLHEKHDVNETAKYLKSQMKAPTDSGSTTTSPGKGGKKSGTATTSTLNSAQAETYTGDVRQDQVLVLLIDYDDYKEGSITPSETDFHYPKYTKEHYQNMIFGDKGYTGPNGKNMVSMKQFYLQQSGGSYTIDGDVYGWYTAKNPAAYYGGNNDSDNDSKPRNLVAEALAAAAANGVDLNAYDKEDIYDLDGDGNKREPDGLVDHLMVVHAGVGEEAGGGSLGADAIWSHRWNLGGIYAIPGTSTSVPYWGGALGAYDYTIEPEDGATGVFAHEFGHDLNYPDEYDTIYSNPYGEPVSYWSIMSSGSWAGEIPGTEPTGFSPLAKEFYQSTIGGKWLQGKTVHANNLGKNGVTVTLDQASTKGTNEDAVRIDLPDQVNQITTPASGSYAYYGGRGDEIDHKMTANVDLTGATSATLDFDAWYKIEQNWDYAMVQVSTDNGATWKSLSSSRTNSDLVEEGYPAIKDNLPGYTGHSNGWVHETIDLSQYAGQNIKLQFRYMTDWGTSEEGFFVDNVKVTKNGASVFEDGAEGTPKFALDHFEKHQGKELKSHYYLVEWRNHDGVDNGLAHLKRGNSIMSYDPGMVIWYVNKAYDNNWVGSHPGKGFVGVVDSHQNVHHWGGNVATGDLASTRYQIYDAPFSTVKGADLNVDYGQGNHMYNAAKSPVSLFDDTKNYWSPSSPSSGLKLPSYGLKIQVLEEAADRSTAKIKIYK; this is encoded by the coding sequence ATGAAACGTGTTCTTACTAGTTTTGCAGCCGCTTCCGTTCTCGCTGGGACTTTTCTGTGGACAAGCCCGCCAGCAGTAGAGCATGCAGCTGCTAATAAACTTAATGACGAAGTAGCACCGGTTGATTTAGGGATAGTCAACCAAGACCGTCTAATTAAGTCATTGGTACAGCGTGGGGTAATTAAAGAGGGGTTAACTCCACAGCAACAAGAAGCAGAGCTTAATAAATATTTAAAGAAACGTGCGGGTGGAAGTTCAGTTCATCTTCACGAAAAGCACGATGTAAATGAAACAGCTAAATACTTAAAGAGTCAGATGAAGGCTCCAACTGACAGCGGTTCAACAACAACTTCTCCTGGTAAAGGTGGAAAGAAATCAGGAACAGCAACAACATCTACATTAAACAGTGCTCAGGCTGAAACTTATACAGGTGATGTAAGACAGGATCAAGTATTAGTCTTGTTAATCGACTATGATGACTATAAAGAAGGCAGCATCACACCGTCTGAAACGGATTTCCATTATCCAAAGTACACGAAAGAACACTATCAAAACATGATCTTTGGTGATAAGGGATACACAGGTCCAAACGGCAAAAATATGGTTTCTATGAAACAGTTCTATCTTCAGCAATCGGGTGGTTCTTATACGATTGATGGGGATGTGTACGGGTGGTATACAGCAAAAAATCCAGCGGCCTATTATGGCGGAAATAATGACTCCGATAATGATTCTAAACCGCGTAACCTAGTGGCAGAAGCGTTGGCAGCAGCAGCTGCCAACGGTGTTGATCTAAATGCTTATGATAAAGAAGATATTTATGACCTTGACGGCGACGGAAACAAACGTGAGCCAGATGGACTCGTTGATCATTTGATGGTTGTTCATGCAGGTGTAGGTGAAGAAGCAGGAGGCGGTAGCTTAGGAGCTGATGCTATCTGGTCTCACCGTTGGAATCTTGGCGGTATATATGCAATTCCGGGCACTTCAACTTCCGTTCCATACTGGGGCGGTGCACTTGGTGCTTATGATTACACGATTGAACCAGAAGATGGAGCTACAGGTGTATTTGCCCATGAGTTTGGCCATGATCTAAATTATCCGGATGAGTACGATACAATTTACTCAAACCCATACGGCGAACCTGTTTCTTATTGGTCTATCATGTCTAGTGGAAGCTGGGCAGGGGAAATTCCAGGAACAGAACCTACTGGATTTAGTCCACTTGCAAAAGAATTCTATCAATCTACTATTGGCGGTAAGTGGCTGCAAGGAAAAACGGTACATGCTAACAATTTAGGTAAAAACGGCGTAACGGTAACACTTGATCAAGCCTCTACAAAAGGTACGAATGAAGATGCTGTACGTATTGATTTGCCAGACCAAGTAAATCAGATTACTACTCCAGCTTCTGGATCGTACGCTTATTATGGCGGAAGAGGCGATGAGATCGATCATAAGATGACAGCAAATGTTGATTTAACGGGTGCTACATCTGCGACGCTAGATTTTGACGCTTGGTATAAAATCGAACAAAACTGGGACTACGCTATGGTTCAAGTTTCTACAGACAACGGCGCAACGTGGAAATCTCTTTCTTCCTCTCGTACGAATAGTGATTTAGTAGAAGAGGGCTACCCAGCAATCAAAGATAACCTTCCTGGTTACACGGGGCACTCTAATGGATGGGTTCATGAAACGATTGATCTTAGCCAATATGCAGGTCAAAACATCAAGCTTCAGTTCCGTTACATGACAGACTGGGGTACAAGTGAAGAAGGGTTCTTCGTAGACAATGTAAAAGTGACGAAGAATGGTGCAAGCGTGTTTGAAGATGGAGCAGAAGGTACTCCGAAGTTTGCACTAGACCATTTTGAAAAGCATCAAGGAAAAGAATTAAAGTCTCACTACTATTTAGTAGAATGGCGTAACCATGATGGTGTAGACAATGGATTGGCACATTTAAAACGCGGAAACTCTATCATGTCTTATGATCCTGGTATGGTGATTTGGTATGTAAACAAAGCTTACGATAACAACTGGGTAGGCTCACATCCGGGTAAGGGATTTGTAGGTGTTGTTGACTCACATCAAAACGTTCACCACTGGGGTGGGAATGTAGCCACTGGTGACCTAGCTAGCACACGTTATCAGATATATGATGCACCATTCAGCACTGTTAAAGGCGCAGACCTTAACGTTGACTATGGACAAGGAAACCATATGTACAATGCGGCAAAATCTCCAGTATCTTTATTTGATGATACTAAGAACTACTGGAGCCCATCTAGTCCTTCATCTGGTTTGAAGCTTCCTTCGTACGGATTAAAGATCCAAGTGTTAGAAGAAGCAGCTGATAGAAGCACAGCTAAGATTAAGATTTACAAATAA
- a CDS encoding SLAP domain-containing protein has product MQNLAFESAWDRTLAHQDRSEIERVFSRLDHDQKVGQQAVILKTAFNHKEEFLVTVLVNNYSKEPFSLEGKKVVYNEGGELISEMKSQYVLEIPAQTSMPWTFIFPAAALKKMPSKEFGELIIN; this is encoded by the coding sequence TTGCAAAATTTGGCCTTCGAATCTGCATGGGATAGGACTTTAGCCCATCAAGACCGATCAGAAATAGAACGAGTTTTTTCGAGATTAGATCATGATCAAAAAGTGGGACAGCAGGCTGTGATTTTGAAGACAGCCTTTAATCATAAAGAAGAATTTTTAGTGACTGTATTAGTCAATAACTATTCAAAGGAACCCTTTTCGCTGGAAGGCAAAAAAGTGGTATATAACGAAGGCGGCGAACTTATAAGCGAGATGAAGTCTCAATATGTACTTGAGATTCCAGCACAAACGAGTATGCCTTGGACGTTTATATTTCCAGCTGCAGCTTTAAAGAAAATGCCATCAAAAGAGTTTGGGGAACTAATCATCAATTAA
- a CDS encoding lysophospholipid acyltransferase family protein: protein MRTIIWFVYFWAVLLKLIPSLNRVKKLHKAGNIGERDQLVDKKVKEWSTSLVKLSGSKITVSGEENIPKDTAVLFVSNHQGNFDIPILLGYIQKPKAFISKIEVKKMPFIGTWMEHLNCLFMDRKNVRQSVKAINEGAKLLKNGTSLVIFPEGTRSKGDNMAEFKAGSFKLATKSGVPIIPVSINGSYKIMEQQGFWIKPADVHITVYPPVYPEQLEAKELAHMTEQIIKDGVKKAVS from the coding sequence TTGAGAACGATTATTTGGTTTGTTTATTTTTGGGCAGTTTTACTGAAGTTAATACCATCATTAAATCGTGTAAAGAAGCTGCATAAAGCGGGTAATATCGGAGAGCGTGATCAATTAGTAGATAAAAAAGTGAAAGAATGGTCGACATCGCTTGTGAAGCTGAGCGGTTCTAAAATCACAGTGAGTGGAGAAGAAAATATTCCAAAAGACACGGCTGTTCTTTTTGTGAGTAATCACCAAGGTAATTTTGATATTCCGATTTTGTTAGGCTATATACAAAAGCCAAAAGCTTTCATTTCTAAGATTGAAGTAAAGAAAATGCCTTTTATCGGCACATGGATGGAGCACTTGAACTGCTTGTTTATGGATCGCAAAAATGTTAGGCAGTCGGTGAAAGCGATAAATGAAGGTGCGAAATTGCTAAAGAACGGAACATCTCTTGTTATTTTTCCTGAAGGAACAAGAAGTAAAGGTGATAACATGGCTGAGTTTAAAGCAGGCAGTTTTAAATTGGCCACTAAGTCGGGTGTTCCAATCATTCCAGTCTCAATTAACGGTTCTTATAAAATCATGGAGCAGCAGGGATTCTGGATTAAACCAGCAGACGTTCATATTACCGTTTATCCACCAGTCTATCCAGAGCAATTAGAAGCTAAAGAACTGGCCCACATGACAGAACAAATTATAAAAGATGGCGTTAAGAAAGCAGTATCCTAA
- a CDS encoding cupin domain-containing protein, with amino-acid sequence MMVAISLKGLNTVQNTVITQSQGSEFILAGIKRESSLIDCYKRLANVAPDQNHKNNISHALEYKRSCLRYFTDLYTSLTGKQPEYERNDVEFQSYEEGLQKTYQAEVEGCQIYQNNYYRCNHPYVQQALLQAAHQKRVYAERLGWLKKRIPIELRDYGGNPFVVNIEEATKQNKTYRTALWTGDKLQVTLMSIGVGDDIGLEVHPTTDQFLRIEEGQGIVQMGDSPDNLDYVVQAYDDFAIMIPAGKWHNLTNTGNKPIKLYAIYAPPEHPFGTVHETKAIAMAAEAEE; translated from the coding sequence ATGATGGTTGCAATAAGTCTGAAGGGATTGAATACAGTGCAGAATACTGTCATTACGCAATCACAAGGTTCGGAATTCATTCTTGCTGGAATAAAAAGAGAAAGTTCACTAATTGATTGTTATAAACGCTTAGCAAATGTGGCACCAGATCAGAATCACAAGAACAATATTTCTCATGCATTAGAATATAAAAGGTCGTGTTTGAGATATTTTACAGATTTGTACACCTCTTTAACAGGAAAACAACCTGAGTACGAACGAAATGATGTTGAGTTCCAAAGTTACGAAGAGGGATTGCAAAAAACGTATCAAGCAGAGGTAGAGGGCTGCCAGATCTATCAAAACAACTATTATCGCTGTAACCATCCTTATGTGCAGCAAGCGTTATTACAAGCTGCTCACCAAAAAAGAGTATATGCAGAACGACTAGGATGGTTAAAAAAGCGTATTCCTATTGAATTAAGAGATTATGGCGGTAATCCGTTTGTTGTGAACATTGAGGAAGCTACTAAACAAAATAAAACATATCGTACAGCTTTATGGACAGGAGATAAATTGCAAGTGACTCTAATGAGTATAGGAGTAGGGGATGATATTGGATTAGAAGTTCATCCTACAACCGATCAATTCCTGAGGATAGAAGAAGGGCAAGGAATTGTTCAGATGGGAGACAGTCCAGATAACTTAGACTATGTAGTTCAGGCTTATGATGACTTTGCAATCATGATACCTGCAGGGAAATGGCACAACCTAACTAATACAGGCAATAAACCGATTAAACTTTACGCTATTTACGCTCCGCCAGAGCATCCATTTGGCACTGTGCATGAAACAAAAGCGATCGCTATGGCAGCAGAAGCAGAAGAATAG
- a CDS encoding YajQ family cyclic di-GMP-binding protein → MAKESSFDIVSQVDLSEVDNAINIATKEITTRYDFKGSKSEITLDKSSEELVLVSDDEYKLEQLKDVLITKLIKRGVPTKNLDYSKIEQASGGTVRQRAKLVTGIDKDNAKKINTLIKNSGLKVKSQVQDDQVRVTAKSRDDLQQIIALVNEANLPIDVQFINYR, encoded by the coding sequence ATGGCTAAAGAAAGTTCATTTGATATCGTTTCACAAGTAGATCTATCAGAGGTCGACAATGCGATTAATATCGCAACAAAAGAAATTACAACACGCTATGACTTTAAAGGAAGCAAAAGTGAGATCACACTTGATAAATCAAGTGAAGAACTCGTATTAGTTTCCGATGATGAGTACAAGCTTGAGCAGCTAAAAGATGTTCTTATTACAAAGCTGATCAAACGCGGAGTACCAACAAAAAACCTGGATTACAGCAAGATCGAGCAAGCATCAGGCGGAACAGTTCGTCAGCGCGCTAAACTTGTAACAGGCATCGATAAAGACAACGCGAAAAAAATTAACACGCTGATCAAAAACTCTGGTTTAAAAGTAAAAAGCCAAGTGCAAGATGATCAAGTTCGTGTAACAGCAAAGAGCAGAGACGACCTTCAGCAGATCATCGCCCTTGTTAATGAAGCAAATCTGCCAATCGATGTTCAATTCATTAATTACAGATAA
- a CDS encoding alpha/beta fold hydrolase, whose translation MLHYKTYTHEKNHQWVIFVHGAGGSSSIWYKQLREFKQHFNILLVDLRGHGKSQSDKFLLKKYSFKEVSLDVLEVMDHLKIQKAHFVGISLGTILIQTIAELSPERVATMTLGGAVTKMNFRSRFLIAMGNLCKSFIPYMWLYSLFAWVIMPKKRHEASRSLFIGEAKKLCQKEFKRWFKLTLKINPFLQSLRKKEIPIPTLYIMGEEDYMFLPPIQAFIDKKKHSKLLTIKDCGHVCNVDQPDIFNKNSIEFIKRQIAAAPNAS comes from the coding sequence GTGCTTCATTACAAAACGTACACACACGAAAAGAATCATCAATGGGTGATTTTTGTCCATGGAGCAGGGGGCAGTTCATCCATTTGGTATAAACAGTTAAGAGAATTTAAGCAGCACTTTAACATTTTGCTCGTTGATCTCAGAGGTCATGGCAAATCACAATCCGATAAATTTTTATTAAAAAAATATTCGTTTAAAGAAGTCAGCCTGGATGTGCTAGAGGTAATGGATCATCTTAAAATCCAAAAAGCGCATTTCGTAGGTATTTCTTTGGGAACGATTCTAATCCAAACAATCGCAGAACTCTCCCCTGAACGAGTGGCTACTATGACGCTTGGCGGAGCGGTGACGAAGATGAATTTCCGTTCACGATTCCTAATCGCGATGGGCAATCTCTGTAAATCATTTATTCCTTACATGTGGCTGTACAGCTTGTTTGCTTGGGTTATTATGCCGAAGAAAAGACATGAAGCTTCTCGTTCTTTGTTTATTGGAGAAGCCAAAAAGCTTTGTCAAAAAGAATTTAAGCGCTGGTTTAAACTAACGCTAAAAATAAACCCATTTTTACAAAGCTTGCGTAAGAAAGAAATTCCGATTCCAACCCTATATATCATGGGTGAGGAAGATTATATGTTTTTACCGCCAATTCAGGCGTTTATTGATAAGAAAAAGCATTCAAAGCTTTTGACGATCAAGGATTGCGGACATGTATGCAATGTGGATCAGCCAGATATTTTTAACAAGAATTCGATTGAATTTATAAAAAGACAAATTGCCGCAGCACCAAATGCGTCATAA
- a CDS encoding NAD(P)/FAD-dependent oxidoreductase gives MNLHNGHLYWPETYKNTTQYPELEENISCDVLIVGGGMAGALCAHVLSQEKELDVVLIDRRHPGSGSSSANTGLLQFSSDKMLHELIEQQGEQDAVYFYQLCQTAMKDLDKVVSELSEDPEFRPQKSLYFASSNEDVSKLVREYEVLKKYDFPVEYLEPSEISSRFPFSKPAALVTSGDADVNPYKCVQIMLKDAAAAGVRIYEQTPLIRKTKTVHGFTCESEKGTISARYIIFATGYENDFLAQQLGADLNRSYAIVTEPLPSLKTWYKEWMIWETKRPYLYMRTTRDGRIVAGGLDEDKAEAPLNEGIIEERGERILEKVREHFPDLSPKISHTWCATFGESHDGLPYIGEHPNRLGEYYCLGFGGNGTVYSMLGATIIKDLITKGFHPASRLFTIARAVSL, from the coding sequence ATGAATCTACACAATGGTCATTTGTACTGGCCTGAAACGTATAAAAATACCACTCAATATCCAGAACTTGAAGAAAATATTTCGTGTGACGTATTAATTGTTGGCGGTGGCATGGCTGGCGCTCTCTGTGCTCATGTATTGAGCCAGGAAAAAGAATTAGATGTTGTATTAATTGATAGAAGACATCCCGGCTCAGGCAGCTCCTCAGCAAATACAGGACTTCTGCAATTCTCCAGTGACAAAATGCTTCACGAACTGATTGAACAGCAAGGAGAACAGGATGCCGTTTACTTTTACCAGCTTTGTCAGACCGCTATGAAAGATTTAGACAAGGTTGTGTCTGAACTCTCGGAGGATCCAGAATTTCGGCCACAAAAAAGCTTGTACTTTGCCAGCTCAAATGAAGACGTATCAAAGCTTGTACGTGAATATGAGGTATTAAAGAAGTATGATTTTCCCGTTGAATATTTAGAGCCCTCAGAGATTTCTTCGAGGTTTCCTTTTTCAAAACCTGCTGCTCTCGTAACAAGCGGAGATGCAGATGTGAATCCGTATAAATGTGTTCAGATCATGTTAAAAGATGCGGCTGCCGCAGGAGTCAGAATCTATGAACAAACACCGCTTATCCGCAAAACCAAAACCGTTCATGGGTTTACATGTGAATCTGAAAAAGGCACCATTTCAGCTCGTTATATTATTTTTGCGACCGGTTATGAAAATGACTTTCTTGCTCAACAATTGGGAGCAGACTTAAACCGTTCGTATGCCATCGTAACTGAGCCGCTTCCTTCCTTAAAAACGTGGTACAAAGAGTGGATGATCTGGGAAACGAAACGTCCTTATCTTTATATGAGGACTACAAGAGACGGAAGAATTGTTGCTGGCGGTTTGGATGAAGATAAAGCAGAAGCACCATTAAATGAAGGAATTATTGAAGAACGCGGTGAGCGTATCCTTGAAAAAGTGAGAGAACATTTCCCTGATCTCTCACCAAAGATTTCCCACACATGGTGTGCGACCTTCGGAGAATCACACGATGGTTTGCCGTATATCGGGGAGCACCCTAACCGTCTTGGTGAATATTATTGTTTAGGCTTTGGCGGTAACGGAACGGTCTATAGCATGCTAGGCGCAACCATTATTAAAGACTTGATTACAAAAGGGTTCCATCCCGCTTCACGATTATTTACAATCGCTAGAGCTGTAAGTTTATAA
- a CDS encoding general stress protein → MVKPIVHEFNSQQELIAAANELKAQGIHEDNLYVLSHEKDDTKDLAHDADVNTIGLKEEGLGTALSNVFDSRGDELRKKMTEMGLSDVEADQYERKLDMGKMLLIVKDEDKVTNLP, encoded by the coding sequence ATGGTTAAACCAATCGTACATGAATTCAACTCCCAACAAGAATTGATTGCAGCTGCAAATGAATTGAAGGCGCAAGGGATTCACGAAGACAACCTGTATGTATTATCCCACGAAAAAGATGACACGAAAGATCTTGCACACGACGCGGATGTTAATACGATCGGCCTAAAAGAAGAAGGACTCGGCACGGCCCTCAGCAACGTATTTGATTCCAGAGGTGACGAGCTCCGCAAAAAGATGACTGAAATGGGGTTATCTGACGTTGAGGCGGATCAGTACGAAAGAAAGCTCGACATGGGTAAGATGTTATTGATCGTAAAAGATGAAGACAAGGTAACGAACTTACCATAA
- a CDS encoding bifunctional metallophosphatase/5'-nucleotidase, protein MKKTLSALALSLALTPMGTAVHAYEYSTKKQNGPFLDVQLLGVNDFHGQIDITRNVAGQSAGRADYLASYIMQREAENENTLLVHAGDMVGASSPTSALLQDEPTVEIMNEMGFDVGTLGNHEFDEGVDEMMRLINGGTHAKTGEFEGANFPYVAANVIDKETKKHILPPYTIKKVKGVNIGFIGVVFSDTPDIVIPSGTAGVEFTDEAEAINKAAKELKKKGVKAMVVLAHNPIEQATTGEVSGELVDMANSVDDEIDVMFGAHNHRNVNAVVDNKLLVQAYSYGTAFADVDLKIDRRTKDIVEKKAEVVTTFQSAVTPDAKVTEIIKRAEEQVAPIINEVVGNADKLLSGVDAYSGESELGNVIADSMTEQTGTDFAFMNPGGIRDVINPGEVTWGELFNVQPFGNDLVTMTLTGEQIKELFESQWSTGREKMLQISGLKATFDMSKPVGQRTVSMVKADGTPIDAAAEYTVTVNNFMAGGGDGYTVLLQGKNQTINITDLDALVNYFKKRETVTAQIEGRIVKINP, encoded by the coding sequence ATGAAAAAAACACTTTCAGCCTTAGCGCTGTCACTAGCATTAACACCGATGGGGACAGCAGTCCATGCATACGAGTATTCAACTAAAAAGCAAAACGGACCATTTCTTGACGTTCAGTTGTTGGGTGTAAACGACTTTCATGGCCAGATTGATATCACACGTAATGTGGCAGGTCAGTCAGCAGGGCGTGCGGATTATCTAGCAAGCTACATAATGCAAAGAGAAGCTGAGAACGAGAATACACTTTTGGTTCATGCTGGTGATATGGTAGGAGCGAGTTCGCCAACGTCTGCATTGCTGCAGGATGAGCCGACAGTTGAGATCATGAACGAGATGGGATTTGACGTAGGAACACTAGGAAATCATGAATTTGATGAAGGCGTAGATGAGATGATGCGCCTGATCAATGGCGGAACTCATGCGAAAACAGGTGAATTTGAAGGAGCAAACTTCCCATATGTGGCTGCTAATGTAATAGATAAAGAGACAAAGAAACATATTCTTCCTCCATACACGATTAAAAAGGTGAAGGGTGTAAATATCGGATTTATCGGAGTTGTTTTTTCTGATACTCCAGACATTGTTATTCCAAGCGGCACAGCTGGGGTAGAGTTTACGGACGAAGCAGAAGCGATTAATAAAGCTGCTAAGGAACTTAAGAAAAAGGGTGTAAAAGCAATGGTCGTGCTTGCTCATAACCCGATCGAACAAGCGACCACTGGGGAAGTTTCTGGTGAATTAGTAGATATGGCAAACAGTGTTGATGATGAAATTGATGTTATGTTTGGCGCGCACAATCATAGAAACGTAAATGCTGTAGTAGATAATAAGTTACTTGTACAAGCCTATTCATACGGAACGGCATTTGCTGATGTAGATTTAAAGATTGACCGCCGCACAAAAGACATTGTAGAAAAGAAAGCGGAAGTGGTAACAACGTTCCAAAGCGCTGTAACTCCTGATGCAAAGGTTACGGAAATCATTAAGCGAGCAGAAGAACAAGTGGCTCCTATTATTAATGAAGTAGTCGGTAACGCAGATAAGTTATTATCAGGCGTAGATGCATATAGCGGAGAATCCGAGTTAGGAAATGTAATTGCTGATTCTATGACAGAGCAAACAGGAACGGACTTTGCCTTTATGAATCCAGGAGGAATTCGTGATGTGATCAATCCAGGTGAAGTAACATGGGGAGAACTCTTCAATGTTCAGCCTTTTGGGAATGACCTGGTGACAATGACGTTAACTGGTGAACAGATCAAAGAACTTTTTGAATCCCAATGGTCAACGGGGCGTGAAAAGATGCTTCAGATCTCTGGATTAAAAGCTACCTTTGATATGTCTAAACCAGTTGGACAAAGAACGGTCTCCATGGTTAAAGCAGACGGTACACCGATTGATGCTGCTGCAGAATATACTGTTACGGTAAACAACTTTATGGCAGGCGGCGGTGACGGCTACACGGTTTTATTACAAGGCAAAAATCAGACGATCAACATCACTGATTTAGACGCGTTAGTCAATTACTTTAAAAAACGTGAGACAGTAACAGCACAAATAGAAGGACGCATCGTAAAGATTAATCCATAA